A portion of the Platichthys flesus chromosome 7, fPlaFle2.1, whole genome shotgun sequence genome contains these proteins:
- the oprl1 gene encoding nociceptin receptor, with protein MEFTDDFLLAELGHLQLYNESLFHNNFTGGYNETEALLPLGVKVTIVVVYMIVCVIGLVGNFLVMYVIIRYTKMKTATNIYIFNLALADSLFLATLPFQGTDVFLGFWPFGNTLCKVVVSIDYYNMFTSTFTLTVMSMDRYVAVCHPVKALDMRTPHKAKVVNICVWVLASAFGIPAMVLGNIEEEQEHNSVECIMVLPEPRSHWDPVFGTCVFLFSFLIPVAIISICYSLMVKRLRSVRILSGSKEKDRNLRRITRMVLVVVAAFVVCWTPIQIMVLAESLGFNLSSVFTLVLMHFCIALGYVNSSLNPVLYAFLDENFKRCFREFCLPSPFRLDTQQSGRMRSIAREVAAAYSCKAGDGGLGGGTPNPA; from the exons ATGGAGTTCACCGATGACTTCCTGCTGGCCGAGCTCGGCCACCTGCAGCTCTACAACGAGTCGCTCTTTCACAACAACTTCACCGGCGGCTACAACGAGACGGAAGCTCTGCTGCCGCTGGGGGTGAAGGTCACCATCGTGGTGGTCTACATGATCGTCTGTGTCATCGGCCTGGTGGGAAACTTCCTGGTCATGTATGTCATCATAAG ataCACCAAGATGAAGACGGCCACGAACATCTACATCTTCAACCTGGCTCTGGCCGACTCTCTGTTCCTCGCCACGCTCCCGTTTCAG GGCACCGACGTGTTCCTGGGCTTCTGGCCGTTTGGCAACACTCTGTGTAAAGTGGTGGTGTCCATCGACTACTACAACATGTTCACCAGCACCTTCACCCTGACGGTGATGAGCATGGACCGCTACGTGGCCGTGTGCCACCCGGTCAAGGCTCTGGACATGAGGACGCCTCACAAGGCCAAG GTGGTGaacatctgtgtgtgggtgttggcTTCGGCCTTTGGGATTCCAGCCATGGTCCTGGGGAACATagaagaagagcaggagcaCAACA GTGTTGAGTGCATCATGGTCTTACCTGAACCAAGGAGTCACTGGGACCCCGTGTTCGGCACctgtgtcttcctcttctccttcctcatccCTGTGGCCATCATCAGCATCTGCTACAGCCTGATGGTCAAGCGCCTGCGCAGCGTCCGCATCCTGTCCGGCTCCAAGGAGAAGGACCGCAACCTGCGGCGCATCACCAGGATGGtcctggtggtggtggcagcCTTCGTGGTGTGCTGGACTCCCATCCAGATCATGGTCCTGGCCGAGTCGCTGGGCTTCAACCTGAGCAGCGTGTTCACTCTGGTCCTGATGCACTTCTGCATCGCGCTGGGCTACGTCAACAGCAGCTTGAACCCCGTGCTCTACGCTTTCCTGGACGAGAACTTCAAGCGCTGCTTCCGCGAGTTCTGCCTCCCGTCCCCGTTCCGCCTGGACACCCAGCAGTCCGGCCGGATGAGGAGCATCGCCAGGGAGGTGGCGGCCGCCTACAGCTGCAAGGCTGGAGATGGGGGGCTTGGTGGAGGGACGCCGAATCCTGCATGA